One Heptranchias perlo isolate sHepPer1 chromosome 5, sHepPer1.hap1, whole genome shotgun sequence DNA window includes the following coding sequences:
- the epm2a gene encoding laforin isoform X2 produces the protein MKHTTDFYFHIADHQAIHYSRILPRIWLGTCPRQIEHVTIKLKHELGVTAVMNFQTEWDVVHNSQGCNRKAEPMKPEFMMELYRDTGLAYVWLPTPDMSTEGRVKMLPQAVYLLHGLLENGHTVYVHCNAGVGRSTATVCGFLMYIFGWSLRKVQYFVTSKRPAVYIDEEALIRAQSEFYEKFGHIHSSVCHNC, from the exons ATGAAGCACACCACCGATTTCTACTTTCACATCGCTGATCACCAAGCCATCCACTACTCCAG GATTCTGCCCAGAATTTGGCTTGGCACCTGTCCGCGACAAATAGAACACGTGACCATCAAACTGAAGCACGAACTGGGGGTGACTGCGGTAATGAActtccagacagagtgggacgttgTGCACAATTCGCAGGGATGTAACCGCAAAGCAGAACCAATGAAGCCCGAGtttatgatggaactgtatagagACACTGGCTTGGCATACGTGTGGCTGCCAACTCCGGATATGAGTACAGAAG GCAGGGTGAAGATGCTGCCTCAGGCTGTTTACTTGCTTCATGGGTTGCTGGAGAATGGCCACACTGTCTATGTCCATTGTAACGCAGGTGTGGGTAGATCGACTGCCACAGTGTGTGGGTTCCTGATGTACATCTTTGGATGGAGTCTTAGGAAAGTTCAGTACTTTGTGACCTCCAAACGACCTGCAGTATACATAGATGAAGAGGCTCTGATCCGTGCCCAGAGTGAATTTTATGAAAAATTTGGACATATTCACTCTTCTGTGTGCCACAACTGTTAA